In Methylomonas sp. MK1, the genomic stretch CGCCGGCAACGCTTCCCAAGGACATGATCGTTGCCGTAGGCAGCGGTTTACCTTGCAACAGGTTGAGCGTCAGTGCGCCCAGCAAAACGGCCCAGAGATAGTTTTTACCGCCCAGTAAAGTAGCGGCCAGCGCTACGCCGCTGGCAACGAAAAAAATGCTGGCACTACCGTCCGGGGTGAAGTAAAGCAGAGAAATTTGGCCCGTGAACGCGTAAACACTGGCAACTGCGATGAGCTTTAGGTAGATCAGCGCGGACAGTTTAGGCATAAAACCCGTTTGAATTTGCAAAGAACGTTTGCTCTCGATGCGTTGCAGGTGTTTGACATGTCATCGGTTTAGGCGGTTTTCAGTGTGCGTCTTTCATCAATATGTACTCTCAAATTCCGTATCGGCGTAGCGCAGCGCAATTGAAATGAATTGCTCCAGACAGTTGCTGAATGCATCCACGATCATCGGATCGAAGTGCTTGCCTTTGCCTTCTTGAATGACGGAAACCGCCAGTTCCAGCGGCATGGCTTTCTTGTAACAACGGCGATTGATCAGGGCGTCGAACACATCCGCCAGTGCCATCAGTCTTGCCGGCAATGGGATGTTCTCGCCGGCCAATCCGTCCGGATAACCGCTGCCGTCCCATTTCTCGTGATGATAGTGGGCGATTTTCATCGCTACGTGCAGAAAATCGAACACCGATTGATCCGCCTCATCTTGAATGGCGCGGCTGATCGCTTCGGCACCCAAAGCCGAGTGGGTGCGCATGATGGTCCATTCGTCTTCGGTCAATTTACCGGGCTTTAATAGAATCTGATCGGGGATGCCGACTTTGCCTATGTCGTGCAACGGCGCTGCTTTGGTGATTAGCTCGATGCAGTGTGCGTCGCGAATTTCCGGGTGATGCATGCGCGCCAATTCTTGGCACAATACCTCAACGTAGCCTTGCGTCCGCAGAATGTGA encodes the following:
- a CDS encoding HD-GYP domain-containing protein, which encodes MSNNQTVATTTILIVDDTPENIATLGDLLKPNYNLRVAINGPRALASANSDPRPDLILLDVIMPEMDGYTVLSRLRENPHTAEIPVIFVTALDATDDETLGLALGAADYITKPLRPAIVLARVRSQLELKQARDRMRDQNLWLEAEVARRMKQNQLIQDASMRALASLAETRDNETGNHILRTQGYVEVLCQELARMHHPEIRDAHCIELITKAAPLHDIGKVGIPDQILLKPGKLTEDEWTIMRTHSALGAEAISRAIQDEADQSVFDFLHVAMKIAHYHHEKWDGSGYPDGLAGENIPLPARLMALADVFDALINRRCYKKAMPLELAVSVIQEGKGKHFDPMIVDAFSNCLEQFISIALRYADTEFESTY